ATTAACTCTCTTCAAATATTGAGCATCCATAATTTTCCTAAGCTCACATCTCTTCCAGAAAAGGGCATGCTTCTGTCGCTTGAGCGGCTACACATTTACGAGTGTCTGTTGCTAGAGAAAGTGAGTACAAGAGATAAAGGACGAGAATGGTCCAAGATTGCCCACATACCTTATGTCAATTTCAAAATAAAGAAGTCAAGGCTAGATTATCAGTTGGAAAGATAGATAAGCAGCAAAATCTGGCATTGAGTTTCTCCAAACACCGGCAACAGGTGTGAAAATCATTTTAAAGATCCACATGCCTTATAAGTTGtagttatgtttttattttcattttcatttttaattattttgcagGCATTTTCAGTCTTGGAAGCTGAATCAGTGCGAAAATGAGGTTGGAATAACTGTTTCAAAAGACCTCAGGTACTTGAAACTCTTCTTATTCGTTTAATATCTAAACTGAAATTCCATTGATAAGCAGTCTCATGGTGGTATAACCAAACTATATAGGGAGGGATCTTTCATAGAAAGAAGTGGAGCTAAATGTGTTACTGATTTAGCTTTGAGAACATGGAATTAAAATAATGTTGCTTTGAGTATCGTCTATTGTATCTGCCATTCAGGCAGAGTTGTTTCCAGTTTCATGGATGATTGATTGATAGATGTTATGATATGCAGTATTGTTTTTGTCATTTGAGATTAAAATAATGTTGCTCACTCGTTATTTCCAGGTATTTCCTAAAATGTGGTTCAATATCTTTAAAACTCGTGCTCCAACAACTTTGGTGACAGTTATTTCATGCCTACTAGCGTATCTTGTGCTGAAGTACCTCATTTTAGAACTATACATGTTTCAATGGCTGTCCTCTGTTAAAGTAGCAATAAGAAATGGAGCAGTTGAGAACAATATCATGTGTGTCTGGTACAAATAATGTTAATACTTGTCTTAAAATTTCACCCAAACTTTCACGTTTTGTAGGAAATATTCCCGAACCATGTAAATTATTGTGTTCTCTGTCATTTGAATATTTCAAGTTTTAGATCTCAACAAATAACAGATCACTTCACTTTGTGGAAAAATTATTGTGTACAGTCAACCCTATCTATAGTATCATTTGTGTGCTCAAATTTTGACTGTTATAAAGAGCTGGTTATTATACATTATAACATGTTGTTATAGAGAGATAATTGTTGTAAGCTTACCATAGAATTTATATCGTAAATTTCAATCAAACGAAGAaagaattatgttaaaaaaattgggaattaaatcaacaaaattaaaatacaaaattaaaatacaacatGTGCATGAATTATTacttttatgcatattttgttttacatttttcacataattaattataaagttcataaatctaataagtacaattaatcaatatgaattatcaaattaaattaattaatttatcatgagtTATTATATTCAAGTAATCGATgtataattttatgttatttcgaATTCATAATAGAATTTTTGATTAGggaacttaaacaattttttgaattgatatatttaattctaCCATTTAAAAAAAGATgattaataaatttctttacgtaaaatttaattattttattgaaataatattttaattaagatcattttcaataattttacttaaaaatttaaaccatatgctattataaaaaaactaatttaataaagaatttaCTTGATAACTATAAATGATGTTATAAGTGAAAAGTtgtagaattttaaaataaaatagaaaaaattgatTCTTCAACTTAGCTATTATAACAAAATGTTGTTATATGGGTGGTTGTTATAGAGAGGGCCGTATGTATgtgtaaaaataaatgaaatctaAAGCAACTATATTGTTGTATAGCTGAGAAAAGAAAACCATATTGTTGTATAACTAAATAATCTCATTTACTGAAAGCTGATTTTGAGTGTAAATTGGTTATATTCATCCATGGGGGATTTTGTATTCTGCTTTGGTACATACCAAAGTCCTGCAGTAAGATCAGCAAGACAGAGACTGTGTTGGAAAGCAACTTCTTTAACAGCAGAAGTCAGTGCCCAGGGACTTATACGACTCGGATTTGGATATATTAGCTAAAGAAGGTTAAGTGTCAGGAGTCTGTTTCGAAAAGGAAGATACAAGAAAGATGCAGAAAGGAACAACCATGAAGGCAGCAATCTTTAGCAAGTCCTCAACGTCCTTTGAGATCACTCCAATCCTTGACCAATCCCCACTATACCTGAAAGTACATCTCCCAACTCTAATTACTACACATTTTAAGTACCTAGGAAGTGAATTGTTGAGCAAGATGGTTAGGCTTACCCAGCATCAATGAATCCAAGTCCGAATAAAACCACCACAGACCTTGCGATAACCGTGTTGGAAACCTTGAGTTGGAACTTGGGAAGCTGCTGGTTTCTTGAAGTTGGACCACCATTCTCCTTCCTTTTACTCGCTGGGGTAATGAATCTTGAGCCGTTTCTGTTGACAGAAAGACGGGAAGGCTGAGGAATGCCATTGAAGATTGTGTGTGTGAACGACATTTTCCTCTCTCATCTCATCCAATGAGAGAAAACCCATTACCCTTAtccattaaagaaaacaaaaccatCTATTCTGAGGTCATACATGTAATTTCCAATATTTTCTAA
The genomic region above belongs to Gossypium hirsutum isolate 1008001.06 chromosome D05, Gossypium_hirsutum_v2.1, whole genome shotgun sequence and contains:
- the LOC107888068 gene encoding uncharacterized protein, whose translation is MSFTHTIFNGIPQPSRLSVNRNGSRFITPASKRKENGGPTSRNQQLPKFQLKVSNTVIARSVVVLFGLGFIDAGYSGDWSRIGVISKDVEDLLKIAAFMVVPFCIFLVSSFSKQTPDT